A region of Saccharococcus thermophilus DNA encodes the following proteins:
- a CDS encoding DUF1572 domain-containing protein, with protein MSVGQEYLKVVRKQFLDMKMTAERAMEQLSDDELFYRLNEESNSIAIIVKHMSGNMISRWTDFFHSDGEKPNRDRDAEFINDWSTREEVLACWEKGWNTFFTTLNEITENNLLKTVTIRNEPHSVIQAIERQMYHYSYHIGQIVYIAKQIKSTDWKTLTIPRKK; from the coding sequence ATGAGCGTCGGCCAGGAATACTTAAAGGTTGTAAGAAAACAGTTTTTGGACATGAAAATGACTGCGGAACGCGCCATGGAACAATTGTCCGACGATGAGCTTTTTTATCGTTTGAACGAAGAATCCAATAGTATTGCCATCATTGTCAAACATATGAGCGGCAATATGATTTCCCGCTGGACCGACTTTTTCCATTCAGACGGTGAAAAACCAAATCGCGACCGCGATGCGGAATTCATTAACGATTGGAGCACTCGGGAAGAAGTTCTCGCCTGCTGGGAAAAAGGCTGGAACACATTTTTCACTACATTAAATGAAATCACCGAAAATAACCTGTTAAAAACCGTGACGATTCGAAATGAACCGCATTCCGTCATTCAAGCCATTGAAAGGCAAATGTACCATTACTCCTATCATATCGGGCAAATTGTTTATATCGCGAAACAAATTAAGTCTACAGACTGGAAAACGTTGACGATACCAAGAAAAAAATAA
- a CDS encoding DMT family transporter translates to MKWLWMILAIVAGMATSVQAGVNGGLGKRVGVMEGAFVSFLIGTIVLFLVQLFFGKGDLLQMFSVPKWQLLGGVLGAFYVFVMVLIVPKVGVATSIMAVIAGQLVMSSIIDHFGLLGGQHIPFDMRRMMGIILLFCALWLFYKK, encoded by the coding sequence ATGAAGTGGTTATGGATGATTCTTGCCATCGTCGCCGGAATGGCAACGTCGGTGCAGGCTGGTGTCAACGGCGGTCTTGGCAAAAGAGTCGGTGTGATGGAAGGAGCGTTCGTTTCCTTTCTCATCGGTACAATCGTGTTATTTTTAGTGCAATTGTTTTTTGGTAAAGGAGACTTGTTACAAATGTTTTCCGTTCCGAAGTGGCAACTGCTCGGTGGGGTGCTTGGGGCGTTTTACGTGTTTGTCATGGTGCTCATCGTTCCGAAAGTAGGGGTCGCTACTTCCATCATGGCCGTGATCGCGGGCCAGTTGGTGATGAGTTCCATCATCGATCACTTCGGCTTGCTTGGCGGGCAGCACATTCCTTTTGACATGAGAAGAATGATGGGAATCATACTATTGTTTTGCGCATTATGGCTGTTTTATAAAAAATAA
- a CDS encoding QueT transporter family protein has protein sequence MNIRTIVVNGILAAVYIAVTMLIQPFGFTNVQFRVSEMLNHLVVFHKKYFFGIVFGVFFANLFFSPMMAYDLVFGVGQSVIALLITIFSMRYVKNVWARMAVNTLVFTFTMFLIAWELKLAFDLPFFFTWLTTAAGEFVVMAVGAPIMYAVNRRAHLDKLMET, from the coding sequence ATGAACATTAGAACTATCGTCGTAAACGGCATTTTAGCGGCTGTGTACATCGCGGTGACGATGCTGATTCAGCCGTTTGGATTTACTAACGTGCAGTTTCGCGTCTCGGAAATGCTGAATCATCTCGTCGTGTTTCATAAAAAATATTTCTTTGGTATTGTGTTCGGCGTCTTTTTTGCGAATTTGTTTTTCTCGCCGATGATGGCGTACGATCTCGTTTTCGGGGTCGGGCAGTCGGTCATCGCCCTCCTGATCACGATTTTTTCGATGCGGTATGTGAAAAATGTATGGGCGCGGATGGCCGTCAATACGCTGGTGTTTACGTTTACGATGTTCTTGATTGCCTGGGAGTTAAAGCTAGCGTTTGACCTGCCATTCTTTTTTACCTGGCTGACGACCGCAGCAGGAGAATTTGTCGTTATGGCGGTTGGCGCGCCGATT
- a CDS encoding ferritin-like domain-containing protein, whose translation MYPYIYNYANLNRQSSIQSDKLIRDIEKAISGQYSAIQCYAKLAKMAPTDKQRVKILEIRDDEIKHYQRFTQIYVNLTGMQPNVKIIEKCPNTYVKGLEYALKDEQETVDFYLDIAEETNNPYIKDVFRRAAADEQNHAVWFLYYFIKNK comes from the coding sequence ATGTATCCATATATTTACAACTATGCTAACCTTAACAGACAATCAAGCATACAATCAGATAAATTAATACGTGACATTGAAAAGGCAATTAGCGGACAATATAGCGCCATTCAATGTTATGCTAAATTAGCCAAAATGGCTCCTACGGATAAGCAAAGGGTTAAAATCCTTGAAATTCGTGACGATGAAATAAAACACTATCAACGGTTTACACAAATATATGTAAATCTGACAGGTATGCAGCCTAATGTAAAAATTATTGAGAAATGTCCTAATACCTACGTTAAGGGATTAGAATATGCCTTGAAAGATGAACAGGAAACGGTTGACTTTTACCTAGATATTGCTGAGGAGACAAACAATCCATATATCAAAGATGTTTTTCGCCGTGCAGCAGCAGATGAGCAAAACCATGCAGTATGGTTCCTATACTATTTTATAAAGAATAAATGA
- a CDS encoding YidH family protein produces MKEKTQTTTEDSKYIQQHLANERTFLAWIRTAIAITGIGFLIINLHIRSSAHVLSTAAVQTIGILSVVTGICTIIFSTIGYFQKAKQINEQTFRTSRPLVLFLATLMLMMTLLFGYYFFITL; encoded by the coding sequence ATGAAGGAAAAAACGCAAACGACAACGGAAGACTCCAAATACATTCAGCAACACTTAGCCAACGAACGAACATTTTTAGCCTGGATTCGCACTGCGATTGCCATCACAGGCATTGGTTTTTTGATCATTAATTTACATATCCGGTCATCTGCTCACGTTTTATCAACAGCGGCAGTACAGACAATCGGCATATTATCGGTGGTCACGGGAATATGCACCATCATCTTCTCGACCATTGGCTATTTCCAAAAAGCTAAACAAATCAACGAGCAAACATTTCGCACCTCCCGTCCGCTCGTGTTGTTTTTAGCAACGTTAATGCTGATGATGACGCTGTTGTTTGGTTACTATTTTTTCATCACTTTATAG
- a CDS encoding YhgE/Pip family protein has protein sequence MKKIWNLYVHDMKQIATNWVAAVLVGGLLLLPSLYAWVNIEASIDPYANTRNIKVGIVNEDKGAKIQGHAFNAGKEIVRALRNNHDLGWQFVGKQEGMKNVRYGDYFATIVIPSDFSEKLATIVQDRPEQAVIHYYENDKKNAIAPRITSKGASTITEQVSDQFVAVVNSVLFSIFHEAGVALEQQLPDIRHFETLIFQLQTKLPEIKRLLNQSMSDAKEAERLVNKAEKTLPEAKRIVNSGIALLDEMNQFFTKAEAKAKTLTPQIAENLRTLQQIAMSIYAATNKLQENLSLAQQRQWLSDVQSMAAAGEQMADEAQTQLRIFNNMIEKRAFSRTASANMEQLSGRLTGIKSNLREAQRLAKLAYEQSENGAQLGNHLLTDLNERAAAAVKQVDRVMNEYEQHIAPLMKEKMNETKQTLQDARRILADIANTILELERFLQHAGSGLKQGEEMLQTASDQYPFLARKVNDIASFLVKLKKETNIYDIIRLLKNDPRAKGEFLAHPVDLKTHRLFPLPNYGSGMNPFYTVLSIWVGCLLLVSLLSTEPYEAEGYTSREIYFGRLLTFWTCSSIQALIVTLGDVFLLKNIYIHDSGWFILFGLLCSFVFIVIVFTLVSVFSDVGKALAIVLLVFQIAGAGGTYPVQLIPEFFQNINPFLPFTYAIDLMREAVGGIVWGKVKNDAVRLMMFAVLALLLGTLLKEPLNKYMHSLHAKAKKSGLFH, from the coding sequence GTGAAAAAGATATGGAATCTTTATGTTCACGATATGAAGCAAATAGCAACAAACTGGGTAGCGGCGGTATTGGTAGGCGGATTGCTTCTTCTGCCATCGCTTTATGCGTGGGTGAATATCGAAGCTTCTATTGATCCGTATGCCAACACGAGAAACATTAAAGTAGGAATTGTCAATGAAGACAAAGGGGCAAAAATTCAAGGACATGCGTTTAACGCCGGAAAAGAAATTGTTAGGGCGCTACGAAACAATCATGACTTAGGCTGGCAATTTGTTGGCAAACAAGAAGGAATGAAAAACGTCCGCTATGGCGATTATTTTGCGACGATCGTCATTCCAAGCGATTTTTCAGAAAAATTGGCTACCATTGTGCAAGATAGGCCGGAGCAGGCCGTCATTCATTACTATGAAAATGACAAAAAGAACGCGATTGCGCCGAGAATCACATCCAAAGGAGCAAGCACCATCACCGAGCAAGTAAGCGATCAATTTGTCGCTGTTGTCAACAGCGTTTTGTTTTCTATCTTTCATGAAGCGGGGGTGGCATTAGAACAACAGCTGCCAGATATTCGCCATTTTGAGACCCTGATTTTTCAGCTGCAGACGAAGCTGCCGGAAATCAAGCGGCTGTTAAACCAATCGATGTCCGACGCGAAAGAGGCGGAACGGCTCGTCAATAAAGCGGAAAAAACGCTTCCCGAAGCGAAACGGATCGTCAACAGCGGCATTGCGTTGCTTGATGAAATGAATCAGTTTTTCACGAAAGCGGAAGCAAAAGCAAAGACATTGACGCCGCAAATCGCGGAAAATTTGCGTACGCTGCAGCAAATCGCCATGTCCATCTATGCCGCAACTAACAAGCTGCAAGAAAACCTTTCCCTTGCCCAGCAGCGGCAATGGCTTTCCGACGTCCAGAGCATGGCCGCAGCTGGGGAACAAATGGCAGATGAAGCGCAAACACAGCTTCGCATATTCAATAACATGATCGAAAAGAGAGCTTTCTCTCGCACGGCTTCCGCCAATATGGAACAATTGTCCGGCCGTCTGACAGGCATAAAATCCAATTTAAGAGAAGCACAACGCCTTGCCAAGTTAGCGTACGAGCAAAGTGAAAACGGGGCGCAGCTAGGCAACCATCTTCTCACCGACCTAAATGAGCGGGCGGCAGCTGCGGTAAAGCAAGTCGATCGGGTGATGAATGAATACGAGCAACATATCGCACCACTCATGAAAGAAAAAATGAACGAAACGAAGCAGACGCTTCAAGACGCCCGCCGCATACTCGCGGACATCGCCAACACCATTCTGGAATTAGAGCGGTTTCTTCAGCACGCCGGCAGCGGTCTCAAGCAGGGGGAAGAAATGTTGCAGACGGCAAGCGATCAGTATCCGTTTCTTGCGCGGAAAGTCAACGATATCGCTTCCTTTCTTGTAAAATTGAAAAAAGAGACAAACATCTACGACATCATTCGTTTATTAAAAAATGATCCAAGAGCAAAAGGTGAATTTTTGGCCCATCCCGTCGACTTAAAGACGCATAGATTGTTTCCGCTTCCGAACTATGGATCGGGGATGAACCCGTTTTATACCGTCTTGTCCATATGGGTGGGCTGTCTGCTGTTAGTGTCGTTGCTTTCTACCGAACCTTATGAGGCAGAAGGGTATACCAGCAGAGAAATTTATTTTGGCCGGCTGCTGACGTTTTGGACATGCAGCAGTATTCAGGCGCTTATTGTCACGTTAGGAGATGTATTTCTTTTAAAGAATATTTATATTCATGACTCCGGCTGGTTCATCCTCTTTGGGCTGTTATGCAGCTTTGTGTTTATTGTCATTGTCTTTACGCTCGTATCAGTATTCAGCGACGTCGGCAAGGCGCTGGCCATCGTCCTGCTCGTTTTCCAAATCGCCGGAGCAGGGGGGACGTATCCGGTTCAGCTTATTCCGGAATTTTTCCAAAACATCAACCCGTTTTTGCCGTTTACGTATGCGATTGATTTGATGCGCGAAGCAGTCGGCGGCATTGTGTGGGGAAAAGTGAAAAACGATGCGGTTCGTCTCATGATGTTTGCCGTCCTGGCTCTCTTATTAGGTACGCTTCTGAAAGAACCGTTGAACAAATACATGCATTCGCTGCATGCGAAAGCGAAAAAAAGCGGATTGTTTCATTAA
- a CDS encoding PH domain-containing protein — protein MNGEPRKRISERALSVWRIYGMIGLAVSFAVFATVTVLVIVLDGPKWIILILILLFIGEGYLFLFFIPRLRWRRWRYEVREQEIEIQRGLFTVKRTLIPMIRVQHVDSKQGPLFKKYKLASVTISTAATVHEIPALDEEEAEELRYSISKLVRVADDDV, from the coding sequence ATGAATGGAGAGCCTAGAAAAAGAATCTCCGAACGAGCGTTATCGGTATGGCGGATATACGGCATGATCGGATTGGCCGTTTCTTTTGCCGTCTTTGCCACTGTCACTGTCCTAGTGATCGTTTTGGACGGGCCGAAATGGATTATTCTGATCTTGATTCTTTTATTTATAGGGGAAGGTTATTTGTTCCTCTTTTTTATCCCAAGATTACGCTGGCGGCGATGGCGCTATGAAGTGCGCGAGCAGGAAATAGAGATTCAACGAGGATTATTTACGGTAAAACGCACGTTGATTCCAATGATTCGTGTGCAGCACGTCGATTCTAAGCAAGGTCCATTATTTAAAAAATACAAACTGGCCTCCGTGACGATTTCGACAGCCGCAACGGTGCATGAAATTCCGGCACTCGATGAGGAGGAAGCAGAGGAACTGCGCTATTCAATTTCCAAATTGGTGAGGGTGGCGGATGACGATGTCTGA
- a CDS encoding PH domain-containing protein, whose translation MSEKKRLHPISVIANIVKQLKDAFFPLVLLIIVGKKTINTMWDIAVPSAVVMYTIVIGIISWLRFTYRLEEGELRIEHGVFVRRKRYIPYERIQGVSISEGFLQRLAGVVKVNIETAGNKLGEAEVVLTAVTREEAERIQRWIRKAKEMTNNETTMLDENTESSFVSIHQRLQEEPKNIIFSMSFWEVFQVAVTSGGALSVIAAIFVFISQFDNIIPYKMLYKDAQTVFAYGLFYTMVAVLSIFIAAYMISIIQNMLRYAFFTVEKIDENIIISRGLLEKRKVTTSVTRVQGIVIKENMIRRWFGYASVYIIHAGGALDDGQHGNIILCPLIKKERIASVISSCLPEYSIHHEFNALPKRACIRYMARPLYVWILPVCIAAYFLRPWGMLLLLLLPIVSYFGYLSYKAAGWAISPHQLALKSGLFNVKAMYMLKNRIQSMEASYNWFQKRKHLGTIAATVMPGIGARGVVVDLDQEDVKTIYAWLKRTNEAAKVSSD comes from the coding sequence ATGTCTGAGAAAAAACGACTGCATCCTATTTCCGTCATCGCCAATATTGTTAAACAATTAAAAGACGCGTTTTTTCCGCTGGTCCTTCTCATCATAGTTGGGAAGAAAACCATTAACACGATGTGGGATATCGCCGTGCCATCGGCTGTTGTCATGTACACCATTGTGATCGGAATTATTTCTTGGCTCCGTTTTACCTATCGGTTGGAAGAAGGGGAATTGCGCATTGAACATGGCGTGTTTGTAAGAAGAAAACGGTATATTCCTTACGAACGCATTCAAGGCGTTTCCATTTCCGAAGGTTTTCTGCAACGATTGGCAGGAGTTGTTAAAGTCAATATAGAAACAGCGGGAAATAAGTTAGGAGAAGCTGAAGTGGTATTAACGGCCGTAACAAGGGAAGAAGCCGAACGAATTCAACGTTGGATTCGAAAGGCAAAAGAAATGACCAATAATGAAACGACAATGCTGGATGAAAATACTGAGTCTTCTTTTGTCTCCATCCATCAACGATTACAGGAAGAACCGAAAAATATCATTTTTTCGATGAGTTTTTGGGAAGTTTTTCAAGTAGCGGTGACAAGCGGAGGGGCACTTAGCGTTATTGCTGCCATTTTCGTTTTTATCTCCCAATTTGACAACATCATTCCTTACAAGATGCTATATAAAGATGCGCAAACGGTGTTCGCGTATGGTTTATTTTATACGATGGTGGCTGTTTTATCGATTTTTATTGCCGCCTATATGATATCCATTATTCAAAATATGCTGCGGTACGCGTTTTTTACGGTAGAAAAAATAGATGAAAACATCATCATTTCCAGAGGATTGCTGGAAAAAAGAAAAGTGACAACGTCTGTCACACGGGTTCAAGGGATTGTAATAAAGGAAAACATGATTCGCCGCTGGTTTGGATATGCTTCCGTTTATATCATTCATGCGGGTGGGGCATTGGATGATGGCCAGCATGGAAATATTATACTCTGCCCGTTAATCAAGAAAGAACGGATTGCTTCCGTTATTTCTTCCTGCCTCCCGGAGTATAGCATCCACCATGAATTCAATGCTTTGCCAAAGCGCGCATGCATCCGCTATATGGCCCGTCCTTTATACGTGTGGATTCTTCCTGTTTGCATCGCCGCTTATTTCCTGCGTCCGTGGGGAATGTTGCTTTTGTTATTGCTTCCCATCGTTTCATATTTCGGCTACTTAAGTTACAAAGCGGCGGGCTGGGCGATTTCGCCTCATCAGCTTGCACTAAAAAGCGGCTTATTCAACGTGAAAGCGATGTATATGTTAAAAAATCGTATCCAATCCATGGAAGCTTCTTATAACTGGTTTCAGAAGCGAAAACACCTCGGAACCATCGCGGCCACGGTCATGCCCGGAATCGGCGCCCGTGGAGTAGTGGTGGATCTTGATCAGGAAGATGTGAAAACAATATATGCGTGGCTGAAGCGGACAAACGAAGCAGCCAAAGTTTCGTCTGATTGA
- a CDS encoding LacI family DNA-binding transcriptional regulator has product MGYTIKDIALRAGVSKSTVSRIISGKGVASPETREKSIKSDEGAAV; this is encoded by the coding sequence GTGGGCTACACCATTAAAGACATCGCGTTGAGGGCTGGTGTTTCGAAGTCGACGGTTTCGCGCATCATTTCGGGAAAAGGGGTTGCAAGTCCAGAGACGCGTGAAAAAAGTATTAAAAGTGATGAAGGAGCTGCAGTATAA